The Fluviicola sp. genome contains a region encoding:
- a CDS encoding T9SS type A sorting domain-containing protein — translation MKKSLLVLSLLAGGTWSFAQQGAKMGLSHVSNPQLRQVPTSSSPSQVKTLICQDTLRYPQAKEQILGTDNFYTFNAYASDNESISQTYLNSGSLTITGIEFYGAKATTGAASVIVNAAIYNVNASNVPTTLVGSGNVTITATAYGYRYVTFASPVTVTGNYAIVLTPTNANSILNFYVTDLAPGQTYDEDFLRYKSSYYPNSAGAYVSVPVLTNDATNFPGNGTTLPPGPYNFELLAGPIVNYSINTQFTTSATTVCQGTPVTYTNGTTPTSILGNRMSNFNVFMSYFGLATSDSTYVYDMDNMSPYIWNGTTTYTHPAAGTYDVMLVTIGGFFNSCVDNTTHTITVNPAPAVPTVTPGGPTAFCPGGSVVLTSSAATGNTWSNGATTQSITVSTAGTYTVTATATGCTSAASAGQTITINPLDNATYTYPTNSICDASPNQIPTTSVAGTFSATPAGLVFANTSTGEINVAGSTAGSYSVTYTTSGSCPNTSTQTVVISGAPDATFTYPQTSYCTNGTNPGPVYGAGASAGSFSSTAGLVINASTGVINLASSNAGTYTVTNSIAANGSCPADAQTFSVTIAATPTAAVSGGGTQCGTGSFPVNVALTGAGPWDITYSDGTTPTTVTGVTASPYVITATANGTYTVSNVTMGGCSAAGTGTASVVFNTNPTVTFTPVGNLCDNASPVTLSASPAGGMFSGSTGVSGSTFNPAGLTAGSITLTYNYTDANGCMGSATSTFTLNAAPTASLAAFTNVCIQDPSFGLTGGLPAGGTYSGAGVTGGNFDPATAGVGLQTITYTVTSNGCSDAISQTITVEDCAGIEELADFGLEVYPNPANSVVMIKTGKDVTFSMISEDGKMVYPASSLSMNTETQLEVSHLAKGIYFLHFSNAQGSVVEKVIVK, via the coding sequence ATGAAAAAATCATTACTGGTTCTCTCGCTTCTGGCGGGAGGTACTTGGAGTTTTGCGCAACAGGGCGCTAAAATGGGGTTAAGTCATGTTTCAAATCCTCAACTCAGACAAGTGCCAACTTCTTCCTCACCATCACAGGTTAAAACATTAATTTGTCAGGATACATTGCGGTATCCGCAGGCAAAAGAGCAGATTTTGGGAACAGACAATTTTTACACATTCAATGCGTACGCATCGGATAACGAGTCGATTTCCCAAACCTATCTGAATTCCGGAAGTTTGACAATTACCGGGATTGAATTCTATGGTGCGAAAGCCACAACAGGTGCTGCATCAGTTATCGTAAATGCGGCGATTTACAACGTGAATGCTTCCAATGTACCGACAACCTTAGTTGGAAGTGGCAATGTTACCATTACTGCTACGGCATACGGTTATCGCTATGTAACTTTCGCTTCTCCGGTTACGGTTACAGGAAATTATGCCATTGTTCTTACACCGACCAATGCAAACAGTATTTTGAATTTCTATGTGACGGATCTTGCTCCGGGACAAACTTACGATGAAGACTTTTTACGCTACAAATCCTCTTATTACCCGAATTCTGCCGGTGCTTATGTGAGTGTTCCGGTGTTGACAAATGATGCAACGAATTTCCCCGGAAATGGTACAACACTTCCTCCCGGCCCATACAATTTTGAATTATTGGCTGGTCCGATCGTGAATTACTCCATCAATACGCAATTCACTACTTCTGCAACTACAGTTTGCCAGGGAACACCGGTTACTTACACAAACGGAACAACCCCAACGTCAATCCTGGGTAACAGAATGTCGAACTTTAACGTGTTTATGTCTTATTTCGGATTAGCAACGTCGGATTCTACTTACGTCTACGATATGGATAACATGTCGCCGTATATCTGGAACGGTACAACGACCTATACACATCCGGCTGCAGGAACTTACGACGTGATGCTGGTAACAATCGGTGGATTCTTTAACAGCTGCGTGGACAACACCACACACACCATTACTGTGAACCCTGCACCTGCAGTTCCTACAGTTACGCCTGGCGGGCCAACTGCATTTTGTCCGGGGGGCAGTGTAGTCCTCACTTCATCTGCTGCTACAGGAAATACCTGGTCAAACGGTGCAACAACCCAATCCATTACAGTAAGCACAGCAGGAACTTATACCGTTACGGCAACAGCAACCGGATGTACTTCCGCGGCTTCAGCAGGACAAACAATTACCATTAATCCGTTGGATAATGCTACTTATACTTATCCGACCAACTCTATTTGTGATGCTTCTCCAAACCAGATCCCAACTACTTCCGTAGCGGGTACATTCTCTGCTACACCGGCGGGACTGGTATTTGCAAATACTTCAACAGGGGAGATCAACGTGGCAGGAAGTACTGCCGGATCTTATTCGGTGACTTATACTACTTCCGGATCTTGTCCGAATACAAGTACTCAAACGGTTGTGATTTCAGGAGCTCCGGATGCTACATTTACATACCCGCAAACCAGCTACTGTACGAACGGAACGAATCCTGGCCCGGTATACGGTGCGGGAGCAAGTGCAGGATCATTCAGTTCTACTGCAGGATTGGTGATCAATGCTTCTACAGGAGTGATCAATTTAGCTTCCAGTAACGCGGGAACTTATACCGTAACAAATTCGATTGCTGCCAACGGTTCTTGTCCGGCAGATGCTCAGACATTCAGTGTAACGATCGCTGCTACACCAACTGCTGCTGTTTCAGGTGGCGGAACACAATGTGGTACAGGTTCTTTCCCGGTAAACGTTGCTTTGACCGGAGCGGGCCCATGGGATATTACATATTCTGACGGTACAACACCAACAACTGTTACGGGAGTTACTGCTTCTCCGTATGTAATTACTGCAACTGCAAACGGAACTTATACGGTTTCAAACGTGACCATGGGCGGATGTTCTGCTGCAGGTACAGGAACTGCTTCTGTGGTATTCAATACAAACCCTACAGTAACATTTACTCCGGTTGGAAACTTGTGTGACAATGCAAGCCCTGTAACATTGAGTGCTTCTCCTGCAGGAGGAATGTTCTCCGGTTCAACAGGAGTTTCAGGTTCTACTTTTAATCCGGCCGGATTAACAGCAGGTTCAATCACTTTGACTTATAACTATACGGATGCAAACGGATGTATGGGATCTGCAACTTCTACATTTACTTTGAATGCAGCTCCGACAGCTTCACTTGCAGCATTTACGAATGTATGTATTCAGGATCCGTCATTTGGCCTGACTGGAGGTCTTCCAGCCGGAGGAACTTATAGCGGTGCAGGTGTAACAGGAGGAAATTTCGACCCTGCAACAGCTGGAGTAGGTTTGCAAACCATTACTTATACGGTAACTTCCAACGGATGTTCAGACGCGATCTCTCAGACAATTACGGTAGAAGATTGTGCAGGAATCGAAGAATTGGCTGATTTCGGATTGGAAGTTTATCCGAACCCTGCAAATTCGGTAGTGATGATTAAAACCGGAAAAGACGTAACGTTCTCTATGATCTCCGAAGATGGGAAAATGGTTTACCCGGCATCTTCTTTGTCTATGAATACGGAAACACAATTGGAAGTTTCTCATTTGGCAAAGGGAATCTATTTCCTTCACTTTAGCAATGCTCAGGGAAGCGTTGTAGAAAAAGTGATCGTTAAATAA
- a CDS encoding exopolyphosphatase, whose amino-acid sequence MPKKYAAIDIGSNAARLLIGEIAKENGHPYVKKISYTRLPLRLGGEVFDSGEISVKKAEEFIKTMKAFSLIADIFDVSAIRACATSAMRDAGNGTEVIRQIKRNTGIEIEIISGDEEARLIFGTFALLDIARSESYLVIDVGGGSTEINVFEHGKRVAAKSFDIGTVRMLKNKVDKKDWRELKDWIKEHVEDNPHLVYATGGNINKIHKILGFKEKAPVTLRAMNKLYAELEPLSVGQRMDLFQLKPDRADVIVPALEIFRFCMNALKCKEMYVPKIGLSDGIVYDLHKKKV is encoded by the coding sequence ATGCCGAAAAAATACGCAGCCATAGATATCGGATCGAATGCAGCTCGATTGCTCATTGGTGAAATCGCCAAGGAAAACGGGCATCCGTATGTCAAGAAGATCTCTTATACGCGACTTCCCCTGCGTTTGGGAGGCGAAGTGTTTGATTCCGGAGAGATCAGTGTGAAAAAAGCCGAAGAGTTCATTAAGACCATGAAAGCTTTCAGCCTCATTGCGGATATTTTTGATGTTTCTGCGATCCGTGCCTGCGCAACGAGTGCAATGCGTGATGCCGGAAACGGAACGGAAGTCATACGCCAGATTAAACGGAATACAGGCATCGAAATCGAAATCATCTCCGGAGATGAAGAAGCCCGCCTGATCTTCGGAACGTTTGCGCTGTTGGATATTGCGCGCTCCGAATCCTATTTGGTGATCGATGTCGGCGGAGGATCAACAGAAATCAACGTATTTGAGCACGGAAAACGTGTGGCAGCCAAAAGCTTTGATATCGGTACGGTGCGTATGCTCAAAAACAAAGTCGATAAGAAGGACTGGCGCGAACTCAAAGACTGGATCAAAGAGCATGTGGAGGACAATCCGCATCTGGTCTACGCAACAGGCGGGAATATCAACAAGATCCACAAGATTTTAGGTTTTAAGGAAAAAGCTCCGGTTACTCTGAGAGCCATGAATAAATTGTATGCAGAACTGGAGCCGTTAAGTGTGGGTCAACGTATGGATCTCTTCCAGCTAAAGCCCGATAGAGCGGATGTAATTGTTCCGGCACTGGAAATCTTCCGTTTTTGTATGAATGCGCTTAAATGCAAGGAAATGTACGTTCCCAAGATCGGTTTGTCGGACGGAATCGTTTACGATCTGCATAAGAAGAAAGTGTAA
- a CDS encoding NAD(P)H-binding protein, whose protein sequence is MKVIVTGSLGHISKPLVKLLVSQNHAVTVISSNAERTPEIEALGATAKIGKVEDAAFLVSAFKGHDAAYCMLPPFRFFDAAAPDYKKEAVQIAKNYVHAIQENGIQKVVHLSSVGAEKKAHTGLLVFHYLVEQVFKELPSEIALTHIRPGSFDYNLYAFTDMIKGRGFLAGFVGKLITLRHYGLKGLLKGYSGIILSNYGAADKVPWVSPHDIAEAVSEELCSSFNGRKIRYVASEELTCQEVASILGAAVGKPYLKWVLISDKQMTSAMKQFGAPQNIALEFTEMNKVMHDGSVFEDYYKNRPAQLGKVKMRDFAQEFAVHFRKDS, encoded by the coding sequence ATGAAAGTTATAGTAACAGGTTCTTTGGGTCATATCAGCAAACCGCTCGTGAAATTGCTGGTAAGTCAAAACCACGCCGTAACGGTGATTTCCAGCAATGCAGAAAGAACTCCTGAAATTGAAGCGCTCGGAGCTACGGCGAAAATCGGGAAAGTAGAAGATGCAGCGTTTCTGGTAAGTGCTTTTAAAGGACACGATGCGGCTTATTGCATGCTGCCTCCCTTTCGGTTTTTCGATGCTGCTGCACCGGATTACAAAAAAGAAGCAGTACAAATCGCTAAAAATTATGTACATGCAATTCAGGAAAATGGTATTCAAAAGGTGGTGCATTTGAGCAGCGTGGGTGCAGAAAAGAAAGCGCACACCGGGCTGCTGGTTTTTCATTACCTGGTTGAGCAGGTTTTCAAAGAACTTCCTTCGGAGATTGCTTTGACGCATATACGCCCGGGTTCTTTTGATTACAATTTGTACGCATTCACTGACATGATCAAAGGTCGGGGATTTTTAGCCGGTTTCGTGGGTAAATTGATTACGCTGCGTCATTACGGACTAAAAGGCTTGTTGAAGGGATATAGCGGGATTATTCTTTCCAATTACGGAGCAGCAGATAAAGTGCCCTGGGTTTCTCCGCATGATATTGCCGAAGCAGTTTCCGAAGAATTGTGTTCCTCCTTCAACGGACGCAAAATCAGGTATGTTGCCAGCGAAGAGCTTACCTGCCAGGAAGTCGCATCTATTTTGGGAGCGGCAGTCGGTAAACCTTATTTAAAATGGGTACTGATCAGTGATAAACAAATGACTTCAGCCATGAAGCAATTTGGTGCTCCTCAGAACATTGCGCTCGAATTTACAGAAATGAACAAGGTGATGCACGACGGCAGTGTTTTCGAAGATTATTATAAAAACAGACCGGCTCAGTTGGGAAAGGTAAAAATGAGGGATTTTGCTCAGGAATTTGCAGTACATTTCAGGAAAGATTCCTGA
- a CDS encoding AraC family transcriptional regulator codes for MSPYHIKTIEEYHRILGIGAPEHPLISVINLEEVPAYSGDEAVSVVFDFYMISLKETVSGNVKYKYGQQQYDFDNGMLFFLAPRQVFSFQAEEGFKSKGWMILIHPDFMWGTSLAKTIGQYGFFDYAVNEALFISEKEEQVLVQFITNIEREYRANVDQFSEHIIVSQLESLLSYSERFYQRQFFTRKISNHGLLDRLEKLLDAKFKDIHLAEAGIPTVNDLAAELNISPNYLSNVLKVTTGLSTQQHIHGKVVEKAKEKLSTTGLTVSEIAYGLGFEYTQSFSKLFKSKTGLSPLEFRQSFH; via the coding sequence ATGAGTCCATATCACATAAAAACGATCGAAGAATATCACCGCATTCTGGGAATCGGAGCTCCGGAGCATCCGCTGATCAGTGTGATCAATCTGGAAGAGGTTCCTGCGTATTCGGGAGATGAGGCCGTTTCTGTGGTGTTTGATTTCTATATGATCTCATTAAAAGAAACGGTTAGCGGAAACGTGAAGTATAAGTATGGCCAGCAGCAGTACGATTTTGATAACGGCATGTTGTTTTTCCTAGCTCCCCGGCAGGTGTTTTCCTTCCAGGCTGAAGAGGGTTTTAAAAGCAAGGGGTGGATGATTTTGATTCACCCGGATTTTATGTGGGGAACTTCGCTTGCAAAGACAATCGGTCAGTACGGGTTTTTTGATTATGCGGTAAATGAAGCCTTATTTATTTCTGAAAAGGAAGAACAGGTACTTGTGCAGTTCATAACGAATATTGAGCGGGAATATCGTGCGAATGTGGATCAGTTCAGCGAACACATTATTGTTTCTCAACTGGAATCTTTATTAAGTTATTCAGAGCGCTTTTACCAAAGACAGTTCTTTACGCGTAAGATCAGCAATCATGGATTACTTGATCGCCTCGAAAAATTACTGGATGCCAAATTCAAGGATATTCATCTGGCCGAAGCCGGCATACCTACGGTAAACGATTTGGCAGCTGAACTGAATATCTCTCCGAATTACCTGAGTAATGTACTGAAAGTGACTACGGGTTTGAGCACCCAGCAGCACATTCACGGGAAAGTAGTTGAAAAAGCCAAAGAAAAGCTGTCTACTACTGGGCTTACAGTTTCTGAAATAGCTTACGGGCTCGGTTTCGAGTATACGCAATCTTTCAGTAAGCTTTTTAAGAGCAAAACGGGATTAAGCCCGCTGGAATTCAGGCAGTCTTTTCATTAA
- a CDS encoding YfiR/HmsC family protein, with protein sequence MNSIPYNGSFAKRLKYLLAFLLVSFASDASAQFSRSDESVATSLYPIMLNTSWENQASFQTFQIGVLDSDTSFYSILRKKYEGISLRGKRVNVVHFKSPDAISATQVLCVDKKFNKKIEKIAKAISGNPTLLITNSCKDDDYVMVNFNGRLKKDDFTVNQANMEKAGLKLTNQFEQYMEGTVQWEELLNESTEKLEKEREKVAAKEETIKDQKAKINYQKLTLKEKMKMLDEQGTILEEQAQKLEDQAKAISDQEDILFEQKRNIEAQKGQINEQLQKLGMQRVILIMALVVLVLILGIAYILYRNAVQRKKSIRELSEQHAIVSSQKDQIEKILFELTDSIRYALRIQNAVLPDEQTIRGTIPGDFFVMYKPKDIVSGDFFFVDRRGDWTLVAVADCTGHGVPGAFVSMLCISLLNEIVKQQEITRADIILNELRDKVIDSLQQKGIQGEQMDGMDISLLLINNKTYKCHWSGANNPLYIVSAKSNKLEELKPDKRPIAIYPDMKEFTNHEMVANKGDVFYLFTDGYSDQFGGERGKKFMSRNFKNLLAENAHKPMNEQGKILDSTIEAWKSAYSEDLEQVDDITVLGIRIG encoded by the coding sequence ATGAACAGTATACCTTATAACGGCTCATTCGCTAAGCGATTGAAGTACCTGCTTGCATTTTTACTCGTAAGTTTTGCTTCGGATGCTTCTGCACAATTTTCACGATCCGACGAATCCGTTGCCACCAGCCTCTATCCGATCATGCTGAATACAAGCTGGGAAAATCAGGCTTCTTTCCAGACTTTTCAAATCGGAGTGCTCGACAGCGATACTTCGTTTTACAGCATTCTTCGCAAAAAATACGAGGGAATTTCTCTGAGAGGAAAGAGAGTCAACGTGGTCCACTTCAAAAGTCCGGATGCGATCAGCGCCACACAGGTGCTTTGTGTCGATAAAAAGTTCAACAAGAAAATCGAAAAAATTGCCAAAGCAATTTCAGGAAATCCAACACTTTTGATCACCAATTCGTGCAAGGACGATGATTATGTGATGGTCAACTTCAACGGCCGCCTGAAAAAAGACGATTTCACCGTGAACCAGGCCAACATGGAAAAAGCCGGGTTGAAACTCACCAATCAATTCGAGCAATACATGGAAGGAACCGTTCAGTGGGAAGAATTGCTGAACGAATCGACTGAAAAGCTGGAAAAAGAGCGCGAAAAAGTTGCGGCTAAGGAAGAAACCATTAAGGATCAAAAAGCGAAGATCAACTACCAGAAACTCACGCTCAAAGAGAAAATGAAAATGCTCGATGAGCAAGGCACCATCCTGGAAGAACAGGCGCAAAAACTGGAAGACCAGGCAAAAGCCATTTCAGACCAGGAAGATATTTTATTCGAACAGAAACGCAACATCGAGGCGCAAAAAGGCCAGATCAACGAACAGCTGCAAAAACTGGGCATGCAGCGCGTGATTCTCATCATGGCACTGGTTGTACTGGTACTGATTCTTGGGATTGCCTATATTTTGTACCGAAATGCTGTGCAGCGTAAAAAATCAATCCGTGAACTTTCCGAACAGCACGCTATTGTGAGCAGCCAAAAAGACCAGATCGAAAAGATCCTGTTCGAACTAACCGATAGTATCCGCTATGCATTGCGCATTCAAAATGCGGTATTACCGGACGAACAAACGATTCGCGGCACCATTCCGGGTGATTTCTTCGTGATGTACAAACCGAAAGACATCGTGAGCGGGGATTTCTTCTTCGTGGACCGCAGAGGCGACTGGACACTGGTTGCAGTAGCAGATTGTACCGGTCATGGTGTTCCCGGAGCTTTTGTGAGCATGTTGTGCATCAGCTTGCTGAATGAGATCGTCAAACAGCAGGAAATAACGCGCGCAGACATCATTTTGAATGAATTACGCGACAAAGTAATTGATTCCTTGCAGCAAAAAGGAATCCAGGGCGAACAAATGGACGGAATGGACATTTCCCTCTTATTGATCAACAACAAAACATACAAGTGTCACTGGTCCGGTGCCAACAACCCGTTGTACATCGTTTCTGCGAAAAGCAACAAGCTGGAAGAACTGAAACCGGATAAGCGCCCGATTGCGATCTACCCGGATATGAAGGAATTCACCAATCACGAAATGGTGGCGAATAAAGGCGATGTCTTCTACTTATTCACGGACGGTTATTCCGATCAGTTCGGAGGTGAAAGAGGGAAAAAATTCATGAGCCGTAACTTCAAGAACCTCCTGGCAGAAAATGCCCACAAACCGATGAATGAACAAGGGAAGATCCTGGATTCAACCATTGAGGCATGGAAATCTGCGTACAGCGAGGATTTAGAACAGGTAGACGATATTACGGTTCTTGGAATACGGATCGGTTAA
- a CDS encoding serine hydrolase domain-containing protein, producing MKQKLLVCLMLLSGQTFAQLSAQKTRLLDSLFNQLNENQMSMGSISIFKDGKEVYAKCYGISNKKNGTDIPASKEKTHYRIGSISKVFTAFLIMKSVESGKLSLKQPIVEFFPDLNGASTVTIEQLLVHKNKLPIFHRVDDLEELRKSKTESELIATVNKGKPNPDSLKTVYNNLNYILLGLIVEKVNGAGYNEVLKNSLNSLEQKEVYGTFHLLDYQKNEANSFHISNENWVEDYEIRECPIADGSGFLLSNPQTLNTFMYALFNGKLLSEESLKQMLPAGSMFGYGLMKANFDEHKGFGHTGRIEGFTSAATYFTEDKINVALLQNGTVYPMNDILILVGDILFDKQVEIPNFKKVTLSTAETAALLGTYENAEEGYKVIADLSKGQLRIRVAKGNGFMNKMILETYALSPSRIFNPSQGIIFDFIKRNNGTYSECEMRVNGSKLPLKKISE from the coding sequence ATGAAACAGAAACTTCTTGTATGCTTAATGCTTTTATCTGGTCAGACATTTGCTCAGCTCAGTGCTCAAAAAACGCGCTTGCTGGATTCGCTGTTCAATCAGCTGAATGAAAATCAGATGTCCATGGGAAGTATCAGCATTTTCAAAGACGGAAAAGAAGTATACGCGAAGTGTTACGGTATCTCCAACAAGAAAAACGGAACAGACATTCCTGCTTCAAAGGAAAAAACACACTACCGGATCGGGTCAATCAGCAAAGTTTTTACAGCGTTTTTGATTATGAAATCCGTAGAATCGGGTAAACTTTCCCTGAAACAACCTATTGTGGAATTTTTCCCGGATTTGAATGGAGCTTCAACAGTTACCATCGAACAATTATTAGTACATAAAAACAAGCTCCCGATATTTCACCGGGTTGATGACCTGGAAGAATTGAGAAAATCAAAAACGGAAAGCGAACTGATTGCGACGGTAAATAAAGGAAAACCAAATCCGGATAGCTTGAAAACGGTTTACAATAATTTGAACTACATTCTTTTGGGACTTATTGTTGAAAAAGTGAATGGGGCCGGTTATAATGAGGTATTGAAAAACAGCCTGAATTCACTGGAACAAAAGGAAGTATACGGAACATTCCATTTATTGGATTATCAAAAGAATGAAGCAAATTCATTTCATATTTCGAATGAGAATTGGGTAGAAGATTACGAGATCCGGGAATGCCCGATTGCGGATGGTTCGGGGTTTCTGCTTTCCAATCCTCAAACATTGAACACATTTATGTACGCGTTGTTCAATGGAAAGCTGCTGTCTGAAGAAAGCCTTAAACAGATGCTTCCGGCAGGTTCCATGTTTGGTTACGGATTGATGAAGGCTAATTTTGATGAGCATAAAGGATTCGGTCATACCGGAAGAATTGAAGGATTTACTTCTGCAGCAACCTATTTTACGGAAGATAAGATCAATGTAGCATTGCTGCAGAACGGAACGGTTTATCCGATGAATGATATTTTAATCCTTGTAGGAGACATTCTGTTTGATAAGCAGGTAGAGATTCCGAATTTCAAAAAAGTGACGTTGAGTACCGCAGAAACGGCAGCTTTGCTGGGAACTTATGAGAATGCGGAAGAGGGTTATAAAGTCATTGCAGATCTTTCAAAAGGACAATTGCGGATCCGTGTTGCCAAAGGAAACGGCTTTATGAATAAAATGATCCTCGAAACATATGCTTTAAGCCCAAGCCGGATTTTCAATCCTTCTCAGGGAATTATCT